The DNA window TTGTAGATATCTAAAGTACGGTTGATCATCCCAAGCATCGACATCGCAGCTTCACGGATATCACCAATCGAACTTTGATAGTTGGGAATCCATTTATCGGTAGCAATCGCTTCGCACGTACCAATAATGGCAGCCAGTGGATTTTTTAAATCGTGGCGAGTGATGCGTTCAACATCCTCACGCAAGCGGGCATTTTCCACCAGCGCATCCACTCGCTCTTCCAATGCATCTTTAGCCAGTTTGAGCTTAATGTGCGTTGCTACACGAGCTTTAAGGATGTCGGGATTACACGGCTTAGTAATGTAATCGACCGCGCCAAGCTCAAAGCCTTTTTTCATATCGACCGTTTCTGCTTTTGCGGTCAGAAAAATAATGGGGATATGGGCTGTTTTGGGATTATTCTTCAGCGTTTGACACACCTGATAGCCATCCATATCGGGCATCATAATGTCGAGCAGGATCAAGTCAGGTTGCCTTGCCGCGCAACATATTTTGAGCGCAGCAACACCGCTATTAGCGGCTTTAACTTTGTAGTTTTCTTTTAGGGTGTCAGCAATGATCGCAATATTGGTTGCCACATCATCAACAGCTAAGATCAATGGCTTGCTATTTCGCGCCGACTCCTCGCGAGAGATGCGCTCCGCATTCGCTGTTTGATTAAGTGCCAATGCCGACTTCGACAATACCCTTGGACCATGCTTTAACATGGCCGTGATTTTTTCGCGTAACGTAATCTGGGTAAAAGGCTTCACTAAGAATTGATCAACCCCAGCATCGATTGCGCGATTCACCATATTACGTTCACCTTCAGCGGTAACCATCATAAAGTGAATTTTTTGATACTGAACATCACAACGAACAAATTGCAGTAATTGCAATCCCGACATTCGTGGCATATTCCAGTCAGAAATAATGCAGTCAACAGCATGGTTCCTTAGACAACGAACCGCCTCTTCACCATCACTTGCTAATATAACGTTTTTAAATCCCAGTGCATTTAAATTATTTTGCAGGGTTTTTCTCATTAGTTCGAAATCATCAACAACGAGAAAAGTGGTAGA is part of the Vibrio porteresiae DSM 19223 genome and encodes:
- a CDS encoding response regulator, with the translated sequence MEFAPSTTFLVVDDFELMRKTLQNNLNALGFKNVILASDGEEAVRCLRNHAVDCIISDWNMPRMSGLQLLQFVRCDVQYQKIHFMMVTAEGERNMVNRAIDAGVDQFLVKPFTQITLREKITAMLKHGPRVLSKSALALNQTANAERISREESARNSKPLILAVDDVATNIAIIADTLKENYKVKAANSGVAALKICCAARQPDLILLDIMMPDMDGYQVCQTLKNNPKTAHIPIIFLTAKAETVDMKKGFELGAVDYITKPCNPDILKARVATHIKLKLAKDALEERVDALVENARLREDVERITRHDLKNPLAAIIGTCEAIATDKWIPNYQSSIGDIREAAMSMLGMINRTLDIYKIEAGIYRPTITKVNLAELVLRMVNGFRMQAHKRGIKFVLESPDECIVMAEEMLCISLFGNLINNAVEVSPDNATIRLTVEPYGDYGRVSIQNSGMIPLEIQHCLFDKYVTAGKKGGTGLGTYSAKLMTETQKGKIQFETDASTGTTFMVDLPLPVANTNSSNSANTLADLQATLDALQ